The nucleotide window CTATCCCTAAAAGCTCTTTAAAAACCTCAATTGCATCAACTGCCCAAGTTGCCCCCTAACTCTCTCCTTATTCTGTTCTCTCAGCTCTGACTCCTCTCCCCAGGTTCCACTCTCCTGTTTTCCTTCTTCTCCAGTTCCTAGACTAGtagtctctcctctctctcatgAGACCTCTTGTGCTCATTGAGTCTGGATAATTCCAACAATTTCCCCAGCCTCTAATACTCTCTGCATCTAACACTCTCTCCCAAGACCTTCCAATAACTTCCCCAGCCCCTTCTTCCCATATTCCCCCCAGACTCCTTTGATCACCCCTATCCTGCCACCTGTCTCCTTCCAGGCTCCTACCCATCCTATGAATCCTACTCCCTAGTTCAGTTTTCAGTCTCAGCCTCTAGCACTCCCTGGTCCCTCCCCAGCCCTCATGTCTTCTATCTTCTAGATTACTGGTTGGCTTTACCAAGTCGGCCTTGGGATCTCAGAAGCTGTGACCCCTTTGGAAGGGTGGGGAGGTGGTGGAACTTGGATCAGTGACTTGACCAGGCCAAGGGTTAAGGTGCCTGGGAATGACCCTTACACCCTTTTCCTCTGTTCCATTTCAGTATCTTCGGGACACTGAGGATGTGGGGCTACATGGGGACCCTGCTACTTAGGAGGAGCCCAAAGCAAACTATATGCTTCTCCTCCTTCATCAACAGTCCCATAATCCAATTCTGGTCCTTCCTGTTTGTTCTCAGCAAGGTCGTTGAACTTGGTGAGTGGCAAGGCTTTGTCTTTCTGGTGTCCAGTCAGTTGCATCCCTCCTTAAGCCCTCCCCTTTACCCATCACATGGAGAGttccttccccacccctgggTCCTAAAAACATCTCTCACCCAAGCCCCTCTTCAGCTTCTCTGCCATAAAGACCCCTCTCCCTGTCCTGAAAATTCCCCCTGTGCCCCTACATCAAGTTCAGAGGGTGGTCCCAGCACTGGGTGATATGTCAGCTATGACTCCTCATCTCCCAGGAGACACAGCCTTCATCATCTTGCGTAAGCGGCCGCTCATCTTTGTGCACTGGTACCACCACAGCACAGTGCTGGTGTACTCGAGCTTTGGATACAAGAACAAGGTGGCTGCAGGCGGCTGGTTCATGACCATGAACTTTGGTGTACATGCCGTCATGTACACCTACTACACTCTGAAGGCTGCCAAAGTGAAGTCCCCCAGCTGGTTTCCCATGCTCGTCACCAGCCTGCAGATCCTGCAGATGTTTATAGGAGCCACTGTCTGTATCCTGGCTTATATCTGGAGACAGGAAAAGGGATGCCACACCACAGAGGAACACTTCTTCTGGTCCTTCATCTTGTATGCAACCTATTTCGTTCTCTTTGCCAAGTTCTTCCACCAAAACTACATAATTCCCAAGATCAAAGCCAAGACCAAGAGCCAGTGAGTGgttggagaaagagaagaagccTCAAGCCCTCTGTCCTCCCCAGGGGACTGAGGGGCTGAGCTTAGGTTTGAGGGAATGATTAGGAAGCCTTTCCTGTATGGTTTCCCCATGGGATGTATACTCCAAGGTGGCAGGAGATGATGACAGTCAAGAAGTATCACCCCTGGTGTGGGGATGTGATCTAGTACTTTGATGTTTCTGTTGTTAATGTGAAGGCCAAGCAGgccctgggatgggggtgggactAATGAGGCTCCCCCAAACTGAGTTATTTATGTTTCCAGAAATCTTTCTCCTTCTTgctctgtttttaaattaaagactCCAACAAGGTTTTCAGGGTTTGGGGATTTACAGGAAGGAGGGGACTGCTGTGATGGAGGAGGGCTGCTGGCAATCGGATGATGAGTGGGTGAGAAGCTTACAACAGTGT belongs to Capricornis sumatraensis isolate serow.1 chromosome 23, serow.2, whole genome shotgun sequence and includes:
- the ELOVL3 gene encoding very long chain fatty acid elongase 3, whose protein sequence is MVTTVNTSDEIEFQPYNFELFRDMRPFLEEYWATSFAIALIYLLLIFVGQNYMKSRKGFNLQRPLILWSFCLAVFSIFGTLRMWGYMGTLLLRRSPKQTICFSSFINSPIIQFWSFLFVLSKVVELGDTAFIILRKRPLIFVHWYHHSTVLVYSSFGYKNKVAAGGWFMTMNFGVHAVMYTYYTLKAAKVKSPSWFPMLVTSLQILQMFIGATVCILAYIWRQEKGCHTTEEHFFWSFILYATYFVLFAKFFHQNYIIPKIKAKTKSQ